One part of the Sardina pilchardus chromosome 5, fSarPil1.1, whole genome shotgun sequence genome encodes these proteins:
- the gjb1a gene encoding connexin 27.5 isoform X1: protein MPLTPPAEPELEPKMNWASFYAVISGVNRHSTGIGRIWLSVLFIFRLLVLVVAAESVWGDEKAHFTCNTQQPGCNSVCYDHFFPISHIRLWALQLILVSTPALLVAMHIAHRRHVDKRLYRQSGRSSPKDLEQIKNRKMKITGALWWTYIISLIFRVLFESVFMYLFYMIYPGYKMFRLVKCDSYPCPNTVDCFVSRPTEKTVFTVFMLAVSGICILLNIAEAGYLVARASNRHINAKDSPIGAWITQKLCSF from the exons ATGCCTCTAACACCACCTGCTGAGCCTG AGCTGGAACCAAAAATGAACTGGGCGTCCTTTTATGCCGTGATCAGCGGCGTAAACAGGCATTCCACGGGCATCGGCCGCATCTGGCTCTCCGTCCTCTTCATCTTCcgcctgctggtgctggtggtggccgCCGAGAGCGTCTGGGGCGACGAGAAGGCCCACTTCACCTGCAACACGCAGCAGCCCGGCTGCAACAGCGTCTGCTACGACCACTTCTTCCCCATCTCCCACATCCGCCTGTGGGCACTGCAGCTCATCCTGGTGTCCACTCCTGCCCTGCTGGTGGCCATGCACATCGCGCACCGCCGCCACGTCGACAAGCGTCTGTACCGCCAGTCGGGCCGGTCCAGCCCCAAGGACCTCGAGCAGATCAAGAACAGGAAGATGAAGATCACGGGCGCCCTGTGGTGGACCTACATCATCAGCCTCATCTTCCGTGTGCTGTTCGAGTCGGTCTTCATGTATCTGTTCTATATGATCTATCCTGGTTACAAGATGTTTCGCTTGGTCAAGTGCGATTCCTACCCCTGTCCCAACACTGTGGACTGCTTTGTGTCTCGGCCGACCGAGAAGACGGTCTTCACGGTCTTCATGCTGGCCGTCTCTGGCATCTGCATCCTACTCAACATCGCTGAAGCGGGGTACCTGGTGGCACGGGCCAGCAACCGCCACATTAATGCTAAAGACTCACCTATTGGAGCCTGGATCACGCAGAAACTGTGTTCCTTTTAA
- the gjb1a gene encoding connexin 27.5 isoform X2 — protein sequence MNWASFYAVISGVNRHSTGIGRIWLSVLFIFRLLVLVVAAESVWGDEKAHFTCNTQQPGCNSVCYDHFFPISHIRLWALQLILVSTPALLVAMHIAHRRHVDKRLYRQSGRSSPKDLEQIKNRKMKITGALWWTYIISLIFRVLFESVFMYLFYMIYPGYKMFRLVKCDSYPCPNTVDCFVSRPTEKTVFTVFMLAVSGICILLNIAEAGYLVARASNRHINAKDSPIGAWITQKLCSF from the coding sequence ATGAACTGGGCGTCCTTTTATGCCGTGATCAGCGGCGTAAACAGGCATTCCACGGGCATCGGCCGCATCTGGCTCTCCGTCCTCTTCATCTTCcgcctgctggtgctggtggtggccgCCGAGAGCGTCTGGGGCGACGAGAAGGCCCACTTCACCTGCAACACGCAGCAGCCCGGCTGCAACAGCGTCTGCTACGACCACTTCTTCCCCATCTCCCACATCCGCCTGTGGGCACTGCAGCTCATCCTGGTGTCCACTCCTGCCCTGCTGGTGGCCATGCACATCGCGCACCGCCGCCACGTCGACAAGCGTCTGTACCGCCAGTCGGGCCGGTCCAGCCCCAAGGACCTCGAGCAGATCAAGAACAGGAAGATGAAGATCACGGGCGCCCTGTGGTGGACCTACATCATCAGCCTCATCTTCCGTGTGCTGTTCGAGTCGGTCTTCATGTATCTGTTCTATATGATCTATCCTGGTTACAAGATGTTTCGCTTGGTCAAGTGCGATTCCTACCCCTGTCCCAACACTGTGGACTGCTTTGTGTCTCGGCCGACCGAGAAGACGGTCTTCACGGTCTTCATGCTGGCCGTCTCTGGCATCTGCATCCTACTCAACATCGCTGAAGCGGGGTACCTGGTGGCACGGGCCAGCAACCGCCACATTAATGCTAAAGACTCACCTATTGGAGCCTGGATCACGCAGAAACTGTGTTCCTTTTAA
- the gja2 gene encoding gap junction protein, alpha 2: protein MGDWNSLGKLLESAQEHSTVVGKVWLTVLFIFRILVLGAAAEKVWGDEQSGFTCDTKQPGCQNVCYDKTFPISHIRFWVLQIIFVSTPTLIYLGHILHLVRMEEKHKQRDKELAEQLEEAQLTAAAAAHANGDKQQLLLLAPDAAVALAKGRKAPVRDEQGRIRLQGVLLRTYVFNIIFKTLFEVGFIVAQYFLYGFELKPLYTCNRPPCPNVVNCYISRPTEKTIFILFMLVVACISLLLNLVEMYHLGFTKCRQGLKYRRSQSLLANGGGVGGGGGSKPPSETTDAVVPFAVPSYSYYPQPATAPEPYASESHYAMTEPDSAFQPYSSKVAYKQNRDNLAVERSGGTKPDLGTAADLKPKRSSSSAPGSPMQNQRRHSRSSRHSNNKTRLDDLKI, encoded by the coding sequence ATGGGGGACTGGAATTCGCTGGGGAAGCTGCTGGAGAGTGCCCAGGAGCACAGCACGGTGGTGGGCAAGGTCTGGCTCACCGTCCTCTTCATCTTCCGCATCCTGGTGCTGGGCGCGGCCGCCGAGAAGGTGTGGGGCGACGAGCAGTCGGGCTTCACCTGCGACACCAAGCAGCCCGGTTGCCAGAACGTCTGCTACGACAAGACCTTCCCCATCTCGCACATCCGCTTCTGGGTGCTGCAGATCATCTTCGTGTCCACGCCCACGCTCATCTACCTGGGCCACATCCTGCACCTGGTGCGCATGGAGGAGAAGCACAAGCAGCGGGACAAGGAGCTGGccgagcagctggaggaggcgcagctgaccgccgccgccgccgcccacgCCAACGGCGAcaagcagcagctgctgctgctggcgcccGACGCCGCCGTGGCCCTGGCCAAGGGCCGCAAGGCGCCGGTGCGCGACGAGCAGGGCCGCATCCGCCTGCAGGGGGTGCTGCTGCGCACCTACGTCTTCAACATCATCTTCAAGACGCTGTTCGAGGTGGGCTTCATCGTGGCGCAGTACTTCCTCTACGGCTTCGAGCTCAAGCCGCTGTACACGTGCAACCGGCCGCCGTGCCCCAACGTGGTCAACTGCTACATCTCGCGCCCCACCGAGAAGACCATCTTCATCCTGTTCATGCTGGTGGTGGCGTGCATCTCGCTGCTGCTCAACCTGGTGGAGATGTACCACCTGGGCTTCACCAAGTGCCGCCAGGGCCTGAAGTACCGGCGCTCGCAGTCGCTCCTGGCCAACGGCGGCGgcgtcggaggaggaggagggtccaAGCCGCCCAGCGAGACGACGGACGCGGTGGTGCCCTTCGCCGTGCCCAGCTACAGCTACTACCCGCAGCCGGCCACGGCGCCCGAGCCCTACGCCTCGGAGTCCCACTACGCCATGACGGAGCCCGACTCGGCCTTCCAGCCCTACAGCAGCAAGGTGGCCTACAAGCAGAACAGGGACAACCTGGCGGTGGAGCGCAGCGGCGGCACCAAGCCCGACCTCGGCACCGCCGCCGACCTGAAGCCCAAGAGGAGCTCCAGCTCGGCCCCCGGCTCGCCCATGCAGAACCAGCGTCGGCACAGCCGCTCCAGTCgccacagcaacaacaaaacgcGGCTGGACGACCTCAAGATCTGA